In a genomic window of Anaerolineales bacterium:
- a CDS encoding ketopantoate reductase family protein → MKFLFFGAGAIGAYVGGSLACDGHAVEYVERPEAAEILRREGIALTAAGQIHRPPAPGVWIRAADALQAGPYDLAVFALKSYDTAAVVDTLVEWKDRLPPALCLQNGVENEAALEQAFGRGGVIAGTVTSAVGRGRTGSAVLERKRGIGIADGHPLSRPLAAALERAGLNARLYPSAAAMKWSKLLTNLVANASAAILGMPPAALYADPRLFAIEREMLRECLRVMRRAGVGLTDLPGTPVRALAFAAERLPASVARPLLLRAVGGGRGGKMPSLYLDLQSGRGRSEVAWLNGAVARSGRRWNTATPVNRILAEILLRLTEGREAWEHYRDKPENLLSALSPARIGAEA, encoded by the coding sequence ATGAAATTTCTTTTTTTCGGCGCCGGGGCGATCGGCGCGTACGTCGGCGGCAGCCTGGCCTGCGACGGGCACGCGGTGGAATACGTCGAGCGTCCCGAGGCGGCCGAAATCCTCCGCCGCGAGGGAATTGCGCTCACGGCCGCGGGGCAAATTCACCGGCCGCCGGCTCCGGGGGTCTGGATCCGCGCCGCCGACGCGCTGCAGGCGGGTCCGTACGATCTGGCCGTGTTCGCGCTGAAATCCTACGATACCGCCGCGGTCGTGGACACGCTCGTGGAATGGAAGGACAGGCTGCCGCCCGCGCTTTGCCTGCAGAACGGCGTGGAGAACGAGGCCGCGCTGGAGCAAGCCTTCGGCCGCGGCGGCGTGATCGCCGGGACGGTGACCAGCGCCGTCGGGCGCGGCCGGACGGGTTCGGCCGTGCTGGAACGGAAGCGCGGGATCGGCATCGCCGACGGACATCCCCTCAGCCGCCCGCTGGCCGCCGCGCTGGAGCGGGCCGGCCTGAACGCCCGCCTCTACCCTTCCGCCGCGGCAATGAAATGGTCGAAGCTGCTCACCAATCTGGTCGCCAACGCATCCGCGGCGATCCTCGGTATGCCCCCCGCCGCACTGTACGCCGATCCGCGGCTGTTCGCCATCGAGCGGGAGATGCTCCGCGAATGCCTGCGGGTGATGCGCCGGGCGGGCGTCGGCCTGACGGACCTGCCCGGCACCCCGGTGCGTGCGCTGGCATTCGCCGCCGAGCGGCTTCCCGCGTCGGTCGCGCGCCCGCTCCTGCTCCGCGCAGTCGGCGGCGGACGCGGCGGGAAGATGCCTTCCCTGTACCTCGACCTGCAATCCGGCCGCGGACGGTCCGAGGTGGCGTGGCTGAACGGCGCCGTCGCGCGGTCCGGAAGGCGTTGGAACACGGCAACGCCGGTCAACCGGATCCTCGCCGAAATCCTGCTCCGGCTGAC
- a CDS encoding CoA pyrophosphatase encodes MELADRLRAALPLDIRTPYPSPRPQGGIPSAVLTALQKEQSGWSLVFIRRGERLADHRGQIAFPGGRAEPGDSGPLQTALRETEEEIGLPAEAVDPLGILEPMDTPTGFRIWPVVSRILRPGAVRPVPPEVAEVFRIPLEWLAAEGRWIRKTLPAESEGGERRTVFFEAFRGRVVWGATAEITLRLIDILRQGQIA; translated from the coding sequence ATGGAACTTGCTGACCGGCTCCGGGCGGCCTTGCCCCTGGATATCCGCACCCCGTACCCTTCGCCCCGTCCGCAAGGGGGAATTCCCTCGGCGGTTCTGACGGCGCTGCAAAAAGAGCAGAGCGGCTGGAGCCTGGTGTTCATCCGCCGCGGCGAACGGCTGGCCGATCACCGCGGTCAGATCGCCTTTCCGGGCGGGCGAGCCGAGCCGGGGGATTCGGGTCCATTGCAGACGGCACTGAGGGAAACGGAGGAGGAAATCGGCCTGCCGGCCGAGGCGGTGGATCCGCTCGGAATTTTAGAGCCGATGGACACGCCGACCGGTTTCCGCATTTGGCCGGTGGTGAGCCGGATCCTTCGTCCGGGGGCGGTGCGGCCGGTTCCTCCGGAAGTGGCGGAGGTGTTCCGGATTCCGCTCGAGTGGTTGGCCGCCGAGGGTCGCTGGATACGGAAAACGCTCCCCGCCGAATCCGAAGGCGGGGAACGGCGGACGGTGTTTTTCGAAGCCTTTCGGGGACGGGTCGTCTGGGGCGCCACGGCGGAAATCACCCTGCGGCTGATCGATATTCTCCGTCAAGGACAAATCGCATGA
- a CDS encoding tRNA (adenine-N1)-methyltransferase, producing the protein MTATQAGDLIQLVGRDHKYRLVRLQPGADLHTHRGLLKHDDMIGKPWGSRVDSHLGRPFYLLPPSLHDLLRDTKRSSQIVFPKDIGYILLKLSIVPGSTILEAGTGSGALTTALATAVGPQGRVISYDSRADMQSLARKNLEQLGLEGRVEFRLRDISEGFEETDVPSLFLDVPTPHEFIGQARAALRPGGFFGSIVPTTNQVSLLLAALERNEFEFVEVSELSLRYYKPVPERLRPTDRMVAHTGYLIFARPVLEAILDEKSGKQDAPPDEILPGG; encoded by the coding sequence GTGACCGCAACCCAGGCAGGCGACCTGATTCAATTGGTCGGGCGCGACCACAAATACCGGCTGGTGCGGCTTCAACCGGGAGCGGATCTCCACACCCACCGCGGCCTGCTTAAGCACGACGACATGATCGGCAAGCCGTGGGGATCCCGCGTCGACAGCCATCTCGGGCGTCCGTTCTACCTGCTGCCTCCCTCCCTGCACGACCTCCTGCGCGACACGAAGCGCAGCAGCCAGATCGTATTTCCCAAAGACATCGGATACATACTGCTGAAGCTTTCAATCGTTCCGGGATCCACCATCCTCGAAGCCGGAACCGGTTCGGGCGCCCTGACCACGGCCCTGGCCACGGCGGTCGGCCCGCAGGGACGCGTGATCTCCTACGATTCGCGCGCCGACATGCAGTCCCTGGCCCGGAAAAACCTAGAACAACTCGGATTGGAAGGGCGCGTGGAATTCCGCCTGCGCGACATCTCCGAAGGATTCGAGGAAACCGACGTCCCGTCCCTCTTCCTCGACGTTCCGACCCCGCATGAATTCATCGGCCAGGCGCGCGCCGCCCTGCGGCCGGGAGGATTCTTCGGCTCGATCGTGCCGACCACCAACCAGGTCAGCCTGCTGCTCGCGGCGCTCGAGCGGAACGAGTTCGAGTTCGTCGAAGTAAGCGAGCTTTCCCTGCGCTATTACAAACCGGTGCCGGAACGGCTGCGGCCGACGGACCGGATGGTCGCCCATACCGGGTACCTGATCTTCGCCCGGCCGGTGCTGGAGGCGATCCTAGACGAGAAATCCGGCAAGCAGGATGCGCCGCCGGATGAAATCCTTCCAGGAGGATGA